From Desulfurispira natronophila, a single genomic window includes:
- a CDS encoding Na/Pi cotransporter family protein translates to MTTLDYLNLFSGMMLLLYGISQVSANMQIIAGARLRTYLGRLTRNRLMGVVTGTISTALLQSSSATSVITVTLVGSGLISFTASLGVLLGANVGTTLTVQLISFSLQDYALFMAGVGAAIRFFGRQDRTIYIGRLVLGFGLIFLGMKFMGASVEPLRHNTEFFSLFIDGQLSNLWLLLGAFIFTAVVQASAATVALALSFAASGLIDFHSAMYIVVGSNIGTGVTALIASFGTNVAARKTALANITFNTIGALAIIPFLPLIHTSFFLEGDIARNIANFHTMFNLALTLVFLPLIGLIAWLMNSIIREPRPAKGQQEFTLDRNLLSTPDLAIQQARMLSIKMQDECRRMLEDTYALIESYDSTRAWDIRRRDDRLDAMNLEVRLYLTSLSHREMSFEESHQVFDIINYCTTLEYVGDVLVKNISKLARKLHRENIHLSTQGMEELRELQQMIMESFELATELFAHGDPGTARQLAKRHQLIRLKEAQLMQTHISRLQAGVTETIATTAIHTDLLVNFERISSSLSRFEPSSVRMKEEVFRATNP, encoded by the coding sequence ATGACCACTCTGGACTACCTTAATCTTTTTAGCGGCATGATGCTCCTACTCTACGGCATATCTCAGGTCAGCGCTAATATGCAAATTATCGCCGGAGCCCGCCTGCGCACCTACCTGGGCCGCCTGACCCGCAACCGTCTGATGGGTGTGGTGACAGGCACTATTAGCACCGCATTGCTGCAAAGCTCATCAGCAACGTCAGTTATAACGGTAACTCTTGTGGGGAGTGGTTTGATCTCCTTCACTGCATCCCTGGGGGTACTGCTGGGAGCCAATGTTGGCACCACCCTTACCGTCCAGCTGATTTCCTTTAGTCTGCAGGATTATGCTCTATTTATGGCCGGAGTGGGAGCGGCAATCCGCTTTTTTGGCCGTCAGGATCGCACCATATACATCGGTAGGCTGGTGCTCGGTTTTGGCCTGATCTTCCTGGGCATGAAGTTTATGGGTGCCAGTGTGGAACCCCTGCGTCACAACACCGAATTTTTTAGCCTATTTATCGATGGACAATTGAGTAATCTTTGGCTTCTCCTGGGGGCCTTTATTTTTACCGCTGTGGTTCAGGCTTCAGCAGCCACCGTAGCTCTGGCCCTCTCCTTTGCCGCCAGTGGCCTGATAGACTTTCACTCCGCCATGTATATCGTCGTGGGATCCAATATCGGCACTGGGGTCACCGCCCTGATCGCTAGTTTCGGCACCAATGTTGCTGCCCGCAAAACCGCACTGGCCAACATTACCTTCAACACCATTGGTGCCCTGGCCATCATCCCCTTTCTGCCCCTGATTCACACTAGTTTTTTCCTGGAAGGTGATATCGCTCGCAATATCGCCAACTTCCACACCATGTTCAACCTGGCGTTGACCTTGGTATTCCTGCCCCTTATCGGTCTTATCGCCTGGTTGATGAACTCCATTATTCGTGAGCCGCGCCCGGCAAAAGGCCAGCAGGAATTCACTCTGGATCGCAACTTACTTTCCACGCCCGATTTGGCCATTCAGCAAGCCCGTATGCTGTCAATAAAAATGCAGGACGAATGTCGCCGTATGCTGGAGGACACCTATGCACTTATCGAAAGCTACGACAGCACCCGCGCCTGGGATATACGACGCCGGGATGATCGTCTGGATGCCATGAACCTGGAAGTGCGCCTCTACCTCACCTCTCTGTCTCACCGAGAGATGAGCTTTGAAGAGTCCCATCAGGTGTTTGATATCATCAACTACTGTACCACCCTGGAGTACGTGGGAGACGTTTTGGTGAAAAACATCAGTAAACTTGCCCGAAAGCTGCATCGGGAAAACATCCATCTCAGCACTCAGGGAATGGAAGAGTTAAGGGAATTACAACAGATGATAATGGAGAGCTTTGAGCTGGCAACAGAGCTCTTTGCTCACGGTGACCCGGGAACTGCCAGGCAACTGGCCAAGCGCCATCAGCTTATTCGACTTAAAGAAGCCCAGCTTATGCAAACCCACATCTCCCGGCTACAGGCCGGTGTGACGGAAACTATTGCCACCACCGCTATCCATACCGACCT
- the lpxA gene encoding acyl-ACP--UDP-N-acetylglucosamine O-acyltransferase, with amino-acid sequence MSIHPTAIVSPQAKLGANVTIGPYSIIEDGVTIGDDSVIHAHVHVKGNTIIGKGNHIYSFACIGEIPQDLKFDPDEESRLEVGDNNTIREYVTMNSGTAHGGGATCIGSHNLFMAYSHIAHDCRIGSHIVFANASNLAGHVTVQDHAIVGGLSAIHQFCHVGEGAMVGGGSIVVQDILPFVTAQGNHARAITINKIGMSRRGYGEQEIAAVKRAFRLIFRSGTRRKDALEKLDKASLEFPSVAKMTEFYRNSQRGLAHCRNHR; translated from the coding sequence ATGAGCATTCACCCAACTGCAATTGTTTCACCACAGGCAAAACTGGGTGCCAATGTGACCATTGGTCCTTACTCGATTATTGAAGATGGCGTAACCATAGGTGATGACTCAGTCATTCATGCCCATGTTCACGTCAAGGGAAACACCATCATAGGAAAGGGCAATCATATTTACTCCTTTGCCTGTATCGGTGAGATACCTCAGGATCTCAAGTTTGATCCAGACGAAGAGAGTCGCCTAGAAGTGGGGGACAACAACACCATACGAGAATACGTCACCATGAACAGCGGTACGGCCCATGGTGGAGGGGCAACTTGTATTGGCAGTCACAACCTGTTTATGGCCTATAGCCACATTGCTCATGACTGCCGCATTGGCAGTCACATTGTCTTTGCCAATGCATCCAACCTGGCGGGCCACGTTACGGTACAAGACCACGCCATTGTGGGTGGTCTCAGCGCCATTCATCAGTTCTGCCATGTGGGTGAAGGAGCTATGGTAGGTGGTGGCTCTATCGTAGTTCAGGATATTTTGCCCTTTGTTACGGCTCAGGGTAACCACGCCCGGGCTATCACTATCAATAAGATCGGCATGAGCCGTCGAGGGTATGGCGAGCAGGAAATTGCTGCTGTGAAGCGGGCCTTTCGTTTGATTTTTCGATCTGGCACGCGGCGTAAAGATGCGCTGGAAAAACTGGATAAAGCTTCCCTTGAGTTTCCCAGCGTAGCCAAAATGACGGAATTTTATCGCAATTCTCAGCGAGGTCTGGCACATTGTCGCAACCATCGATAG
- a CDS encoding polyprenyl synthetase family protein: protein MSTLMQSIEECLPAVNQRLEELVPLHDGLTATIHEAMAYSLHSGGKRLRPMLCIFTAQLLGRLPSYVLDIACAIEMIHTYSLIHDDLPALDNDELRRGRPTNHCVYGEAMAILAGDALLNQAFQTLCRVELPAEILLEVIQVIADAAGTTGMIGGQVVDIQSEGKHIEMDTLRFMHEHKTGALLRSCLTSAAIACEATTEERNLLDCYGYNIGLAFQIADDILDIEGDEETLGKPVGSDAQNRKSTWPALVGMANARKTMESLVDEAIQCLDAFEPSPARQTLVELARYTIERKQ from the coding sequence ATGAGCACACTCATGCAATCAATAGAAGAGTGTCTTCCAGCAGTCAACCAGCGGCTAGAAGAGCTGGTACCACTCCATGATGGGTTGACAGCAACCATTCATGAGGCCATGGCCTACTCGTTGCACTCTGGAGGCAAGCGTCTGCGGCCTATGTTGTGTATTTTTACGGCACAGCTTCTGGGACGGCTTCCAAGTTACGTACTGGATATCGCCTGTGCCATTGAGATGATCCACACCTACAGTCTTATTCACGACGATTTGCCAGCACTTGACAATGATGAGTTGCGCCGTGGCCGACCAACCAATCATTGTGTATATGGTGAAGCTATGGCAATTCTGGCAGGTGATGCACTTCTTAATCAAGCGTTCCAAACTCTTTGCCGAGTAGAATTGCCAGCTGAAATACTCTTGGAGGTCATTCAGGTCATTGCCGATGCTGCCGGGACCACCGGTATGATTGGAGGCCAGGTGGTTGATATTCAGTCTGAAGGCAAGCATATAGAGATGGACACCCTGCGTTTTATGCACGAACACAAGACCGGCGCACTCCTGCGCAGCTGCCTGACCAGTGCCGCTATTGCCTGTGAGGCAACAACAGAGGAGCGCAATTTGCTGGATTGCTACGGGTACAACATTGGGCTGGCATTTCAAATAGCCGACGATATTCTTGACATAGAAGGTGACGAAGAAACACTGGGCAAACCAGTGGGCAGTGATGCGCAGAACCGCAAATCCACCTGGCCGGCCCTGGTAGGCATGGCCAATGCCCGCAAAACGATGGAATCCTTGGTAGATGAAGCTATCCAGTGCCTGGACGCTTTTGAACCCTCACCAGCCCGACAAACCTTGGTTGAATTGGCGCGATATACAATCGAAAGGAAGCAGTAA
- the bamA gene encoding outer membrane protein assembly factor BamA has protein sequence MSPLYRTSSRFMFRWLSLLLLTISFNLHAFATTIDVIETQGLRSMSYQAFLDRIQTQPGSNLNAETLSRDIRTLYQLEYFEDIKVYESQSPEGYTLTFEFTERPRVNSFSVEGNKRIRDEQIEGVHTISRNDIYSPELVARAKESIRQLYDTRGMQDVLITEEVTFREKSRTYDIVLHVDEGQRARIDNFIFDGGSYKRSEYYKYMENRERRWYSWITGRGNFSRVKAEYDTQRLHQFYLDRGYIDVHVSEPEYLLQESGNYIIRYEIEEGERYRIGSMNFRGYGEIATEEQIRNAMLLEEGGYFSSSDLHDSIVRITRLFADRGYANANVRPMDSVDREEHTVDFVFQVIPGEHFTIGMVDITGNNKTRDKVIRRQMRLLEGDEYSSSAVDESRRRLNNLRYFDELTIQERKTGEPGEMDIVVDVKEAPTGMFTLGIGYSTVDKVVGTTSLSQGNLMGRGQTLNFSLEKSSERMYYSLSFTEPFLFDRDINFTTSLYDQIREYSYYDDHRRGFSITLGRPLFDDVRGNIRYKYEEIDIKGVSDNASQTVKDMAGSSRTISITPSITRNTLDNRWVPTKGTRTNLYFEYAGGKLGGHNDFYKYGATHSIYHPLVAKLIGAVNVEARFVEGHSGQSEVPSYERLYMGGINSMRGYRFRDIGPKDPEDGGDSVGGYKSFLTNFELLYPLTADGNLRLVTFYDVGNVYDRGEDYLDSVLRSYGYGIRWLTPIGPLRLEYGRKVDREPGESRSRLDFTIGTMF, from the coding sequence TTGTCGCCACTGTACCGCACTTCATCACGATTCATGTTCCGCTGGTTGTCACTCCTGTTATTGACAATCAGTTTCAATTTACATGCTTTCGCTACAACTATAGACGTTATCGAGACGCAAGGTCTGCGCAGCATGAGCTACCAGGCTTTTCTCGACCGCATTCAAACTCAGCCAGGCAGTAACCTGAACGCTGAAACCCTCAGCCGGGATATACGCACTCTCTATCAACTAGAGTATTTTGAGGACATTAAGGTTTATGAAAGCCAATCGCCGGAGGGCTATACTCTAACTTTCGAATTTACTGAGCGACCACGGGTAAACTCCTTTTCGGTGGAAGGTAACAAGCGTATTCGGGATGAGCAGATAGAGGGCGTACATACGATCTCCCGCAACGACATCTACTCCCCTGAGCTGGTGGCCCGCGCCAAGGAGTCTATTCGTCAGCTTTACGATACCCGTGGAATGCAAGATGTTTTAATTACTGAGGAAGTCACTTTTCGCGAGAAGTCCCGCACCTACGATATTGTTTTACACGTTGACGAGGGTCAGCGGGCACGCATCGACAATTTTATCTTTGATGGTGGATCCTACAAGCGCAGCGAATACTACAAGTATATGGAAAATCGTGAGCGGCGCTGGTACTCCTGGATAACCGGTCGGGGTAATTTTTCACGTGTCAAGGCCGAGTACGACACCCAGCGACTGCATCAGTTTTACTTGGATCGGGGATACATAGACGTTCACGTCAGCGAGCCTGAGTATCTGCTGCAAGAAAGCGGGAACTACATAATTCGCTATGAGATTGAGGAAGGCGAGCGTTATCGCATCGGCTCCATGAACTTCCGCGGCTACGGTGAAATAGCAACAGAAGAGCAGATTCGCAACGCCATGCTCCTAGAAGAAGGTGGGTACTTCAGCTCCTCTGATCTGCACGACAGTATTGTGCGTATCACCCGCCTGTTTGCTGACAGGGGTTACGCCAACGCCAATGTGCGTCCCATGGATTCCGTTGATCGCGAAGAACACACTGTTGATTTTGTTTTTCAAGTGATTCCTGGTGAGCATTTCACCATTGGGATGGTGGATATTACCGGCAACAACAAGACCCGCGACAAGGTTATCCGTCGTCAAATGCGCCTGCTGGAAGGGGATGAGTACAGTTCATCTGCTGTTGATGAGTCGCGGCGACGCCTCAACAACCTGCGCTACTTCGACGAGCTAACCATACAGGAGCGCAAGACCGGTGAGCCCGGCGAGATGGATATTGTAGTAGACGTCAAAGAGGCTCCTACTGGCATGTTCACCCTTGGTATAGGTTACAGTACCGTGGACAAAGTAGTAGGCACTACCAGTCTGAGCCAGGGGAACCTTATGGGACGAGGACAAACTCTCAACTTCAGCCTCGAAAAAAGCTCGGAGCGCATGTACTACTCGCTAAGCTTTACCGAGCCCTTCCTCTTCGACCGTGACATCAACTTTACTACCAGCCTTTACGATCAGATTCGTGAGTATAGTTACTACGACGATCATCGCCGAGGTTTCTCCATTACCCTCGGTCGCCCTCTCTTCGATGATGTGCGAGGCAATATTCGGTACAAATATGAGGAGATTGATATCAAAGGCGTATCCGACAACGCCTCCCAAACCGTCAAGGATATGGCAGGTTCTTCCCGGACCATCAGTATCACACCATCAATTACCCGCAATACCTTGGATAACCGGTGGGTACCAACCAAGGGAACACGCACCAACCTCTACTTTGAGTATGCCGGTGGCAAGCTGGGTGGTCACAATGACTTTTACAAATACGGTGCCACCCACAGCATCTATCATCCCCTGGTAGCGAAACTCATAGGGGCGGTGAATGTTGAGGCCCGTTTTGTTGAGGGGCACTCCGGGCAAAGTGAAGTACCTTCCTATGAGCGCCTTTATATGGGTGGAATCAACTCCATGCGCGGTTACCGTTTCCGTGACATTGGCCCCAAGGATCCGGAAGATGGAGGGGACTCTGTTGGTGGTTACAAGAGCTTCCTGACGAATTTTGAGCTCCTTTACCCCCTCACTGCTGACGGGAACCTGCGGCTTGTCACCTTTTATGATGTAGGGAATGTCTACGACCGAGGAGAAGACTACCTGGACAGTGTCCTTCGGTCCTACGGTTACGGTATCCGCTGGCTTACCCCCATTGGTCCCCTTCGCCTTGAATACGGGCGCAAGGTGGACCGAGAACCTGGGGAAAGTCGTAGCCGACTCGACTTTACCATCGGCACCATGTTCTGA
- the fabZ gene encoding 3-hydroxyacyl-ACP dehydratase FabZ has protein sequence MKINEIMQYLPHRYPFLLIDRVIEVNQAEGAITAQKNVTINEPFFNGHFPGSPIMPGVLVVEAMAQAGGILGLKLLEAEGRDIKNCVIFFMTIDKTKFRVPVVPGDTVIFKVQMTKRKGHICQLEARAYVDDELVCESSLKAMIKADAG, from the coding sequence ATGAAAATTAATGAAATTATGCAGTATCTGCCTCATCGCTATCCTTTTTTGCTTATCGACCGGGTTATTGAGGTTAATCAAGCCGAGGGAGCTATCACGGCCCAAAAAAATGTCACTATCAACGAACCCTTCTTCAATGGACACTTTCCTGGAAGCCCTATTATGCCAGGGGTACTGGTAGTAGAAGCTATGGCCCAAGCTGGCGGTATTTTAGGGCTGAAGCTGCTGGAAGCCGAAGGAAGAGATATTAAAAATTGCGTAATTTTTTTTATGACTATTGACAAAACCAAGTTCCGCGTACCAGTGGTTCCTGGCGATACGGTAATATTCAAGGTACAAATGACCAAGCGCAAAGGTCATATATGTCAACTGGAAGCCAGGGCCTACGTAGACGATGAACTGGTGTGCGAGTCCAGCCTCAAGGCTATGATCAAAGCAGATGCGGGTTGA
- a CDS encoding LpxI family protein yields the protein MSQPSIGIICGQGEFPRLTIDAYRKQGYRTCALVLREENSMDIASEADHSMELPIEKIGRIIRFFRDQQVKQLVFAGKVHKKVVYRTIFTDLTAIRLMRRFKDHRDASMMYVIISFLEEEGFEVVPQSRYMEEHLAPQGVISGKINSELAEDIKYGHRLARLMADEEVGQTVAVLRQSAVAIEALEGTDKAIARAGELAKGSTIVKVERSHQDQRFDIPTIGLETVELAIIAKCRCLAIEADKVFFFQREEAMKLAKKHQLVLYGIG from the coding sequence TTGTCGCAACCATCGATAGGAATTATCTGCGGACAGGGGGAGTTTCCCCGCCTCACCATAGATGCTTACCGTAAGCAGGGATATCGAACCTGTGCTTTGGTTTTGCGTGAGGAGAACTCTATGGATATTGCCTCTGAGGCAGATCACTCCATGGAGCTTCCTATCGAAAAGATTGGCCGTATTATCCGTTTTTTTCGCGACCAACAAGTGAAACAGTTGGTTTTCGCCGGCAAGGTGCACAAAAAAGTCGTATATCGAACCATATTCACTGACCTCACTGCCATCCGGCTGATGCGACGCTTCAAAGATCACCGCGATGCTTCCATGATGTATGTTATTATATCTTTTTTGGAGGAAGAGGGGTTCGAGGTAGTGCCACAAAGTCGCTATATGGAAGAGCATCTCGCTCCGCAGGGAGTAATTAGTGGCAAAATCAACTCGGAGCTGGCAGAAGATATTAAGTACGGTCATCGGCTGGCACGACTGATGGCTGATGAGGAGGTAGGGCAAACGGTGGCGGTACTGCGACAATCAGCCGTTGCCATAGAAGCACTGGAAGGGACAGACAAGGCTATAGCCCGAGCTGGAGAGCTGGCCAAGGGGAGTACTATTGTCAAGGTCGAGCGAAGCCATCAGGACCAGCGCTTTGATATTCCCACCATTGGGCTAGAGACTGTTGAGTTGGCTATCATTGCCAAGTGTCGCTGTCTGGCTATAGAGGCAGACAAGGTTTTTTTCTTTCAACGGGAGGAGGCCATGAAGCTTGCCAAGAAACATCAATTGGTGCTGTATGGAATCGGATAG
- the xseB gene encoding exodeoxyribonuclease VII small subunit, whose protein sequence is MESDSMTFEEKLQRLEQIIQQMDSDQANLDEALELYEQGSALLSQCQKHLTSVRGKIELIRDGESQGEYTQENFPREST, encoded by the coding sequence ATGGAATCGGATAGCATGACCTTTGAAGAAAAACTGCAACGCCTGGAGCAGATCATTCAGCAAATGGACTCTGACCAGGCGAATCTTGATGAGGCTCTGGAGCTGTATGAGCAAGGCAGTGCTCTGCTGAGTCAGTGCCAAAAGCACCTGACAAGTGTACGGGGGAAAATTGAGCTGATTCGCGATGGAGAGAGCCAGGGTGAGTACACTCAGGAAAATTTTCCACGGGAGAGCACATGA
- a CDS encoding OmpH family outer membrane protein, with protein sequence MKYCYHITLTATIFLLLTIAPSLQAKPCQYGYIDVQRAIDISSSGQQAIDLVKQDFDQKRQVIEERKDALARQKKELDRQQGNLSQPERQSAIEAYNMELASLRRFVEDANRQLEAQERSLTNRIVSEIGDVVRRYGEENNYCYIFELKNSGILYANQGHDITRTIVDIYDRISRQGRNETQ encoded by the coding sequence ATGAAGTATTGCTACCATATTACTCTCACTGCTACTATTTTCCTGTTGCTGACGATTGCGCCATCACTGCAGGCAAAACCTTGCCAATATGGATATATTGATGTGCAGCGGGCCATAGATATATCGAGTTCTGGTCAACAAGCCATCGATTTGGTCAAGCAGGATTTTGATCAAAAGCGTCAGGTCATCGAGGAACGCAAGGATGCACTGGCTCGCCAGAAAAAAGAATTGGATCGCCAGCAAGGAAACTTGAGTCAGCCAGAGAGGCAAAGTGCCATCGAAGCATACAATATGGAACTGGCAAGTTTGCGTCGTTTTGTCGAAGATGCAAATCGACAATTGGAGGCTCAGGAGCGCTCACTTACCAATCGCATTGTCAGTGAAATTGGGGATGTCGTACGTCGTTATGGCGAAGAAAACAACTACTGCTATATCTTCGAGCTAAAAAACAGTGGCATTCTTTACGCTAACCAAGGTCACGATATAACCCGAACCATCGTTGACATATACGACCGTATATCCAGGCAAGGAAGGAACGAGACTCAGTGA
- the mtaB gene encoding tRNA (N(6)-L-threonylcarbamoyladenosine(37)-C(2))-methylthiotransferase MtaB yields the protein MESFYIKTLGCRLNQSESAMMAKQLEDAGLRTGASPAESDYIIIHSCTVTAAADSKTLALARRFRRENLTARIVVAGCMSQVAQEKLCQVPEVDAIVGNDEKNSIVQAIRSKQRVQVKSIHEPRLPLQLVTQSSGNERVNVKIQDGCNNRCSYCLVTVARGPSRSIEPERIIQVVQQLSGHYPEIVLSGVHIGSYGHDFIPSTTLSELVARLLEIPGLGRLRLSSIEPTEIDPLLLELLDHPRFCPHLHVSLQSAHDTILQSMNRPYQWLWALERIIEIRERSRHLKLGTDIIVGYPGESDEMYQTIARRIADSPLNYLHVFPYSPRQGTPAATLPHQVSGEVKKERAVHMRQVGKDLQRSFHRTCLGQVRPVILESGSDYLKGESDNYISVRVRENSDYAPVAMMRLVDLCDDGQGMLGELL from the coding sequence GTGGAAAGCTTTTACATAAAAACCCTTGGCTGTCGCCTGAACCAGTCAGAGTCAGCTATGATGGCGAAGCAGCTCGAAGATGCCGGACTCAGAACAGGCGCCAGCCCTGCTGAGTCTGACTATATTATCATACACTCCTGCACCGTAACTGCCGCCGCCGACAGCAAAACCTTGGCTTTGGCACGCCGATTTCGCCGCGAAAACCTGACGGCCCGTATTGTTGTTGCCGGTTGTATGTCTCAGGTGGCACAGGAAAAACTGTGCCAGGTGCCGGAGGTGGACGCTATTGTTGGTAATGATGAAAAGAACTCTATCGTCCAGGCAATCAGGAGTAAGCAACGCGTTCAGGTTAAAAGTATCCATGAGCCCCGGTTGCCACTGCAACTGGTGACCCAGTCCAGCGGCAATGAGCGGGTAAATGTTAAAATACAGGATGGCTGTAATAATCGCTGCAGCTACTGTCTGGTAACCGTTGCTCGCGGCCCTAGTCGCAGTATAGAGCCAGAGCGCATTATTCAGGTAGTGCAGCAACTTTCGGGCCACTACCCGGAAATTGTTCTTAGCGGTGTACATATAGGCAGCTATGGACATGATTTTATCCCATCAACCACCCTTAGTGAACTGGTGGCGCGCCTGTTGGAGATCCCTGGTCTGGGTCGATTGAGGCTTTCCAGCATCGAGCCCACCGAGATCGACCCACTCTTGCTGGAGCTGCTGGATCACCCCCGGTTTTGCCCCCACCTGCATGTGTCCTTGCAGAGTGCTCACGACACTATCCTGCAGTCTATGAATCGCCCCTACCAGTGGCTGTGGGCGCTAGAGCGTATTATTGAAATTCGTGAACGCAGCCGTCATTTGAAACTGGGAACTGATATAATTGTAGGCTACCCTGGTGAAAGCGATGAGATGTACCAAACCATTGCGAGGCGTATTGCCGATTCGCCCTTGAATTATCTCCACGTCTTCCCCTACAGCCCACGCCAGGGAACACCAGCAGCCACACTGCCGCACCAGGTGTCAGGAGAAGTCAAGAAAGAGCGAGCTGTCCACATGCGCCAAGTGGGGAAAGATTTGCAAAGGAGTTTTCACCGCACATGCCTTGGGCAAGTGCGGCCAGTGATATTAGAGAGCGGCTCTGACTACCTCAAGGGGGAGAGTGATAACTATATCAGCGTCAGGGTAAGGGAGAACTCCGATTATGCACCGGTAGCCATGATGCGCCTGGTGGATCTTTGTGACGACGGCCAGGGTATGCTGGGAGAGCTTTTATGA
- the lpxD gene encoding UDP-3-O-(3-hydroxymyristoyl)glucosamine N-acyltransferase produces the protein MNFTLKQLADLVGGTLHGPDRTISGVQDLQNAHPEHLTFLANQKYRHFLQTTRAGGILLEQHYPEVDTSQIVVSNPYYAYARIMWQFYPSSTPAHPESKASIDPTAQVDPSAVVNGATIASGAMIESGVVLYPGVYIGSNVHIGPDSQLFPGVVVYAGCRLGARVIVHANTVLGSDGYGYATHQGQHHKIPHIGTLTVEDDVEIGAACAIDRGVLGEARIGKGCKIDNLVHIGHNCSIGEHCLITAQCGFAGSATLGDNVVFGGQCGVNGHISITSDSMFVAKSGVTKNIDSSGVYAGFPAVPQKQWQRESAALRRLESLNRRVQKLESQLEQLQEKPSHEN, from the coding sequence GTGAACTTTACATTGAAGCAGCTGGCTGACTTGGTGGGAGGCACGCTACACGGGCCTGATCGCACTATCAGTGGTGTGCAGGACCTGCAAAATGCCCATCCGGAGCATCTGACTTTTTTGGCCAACCAGAAATACCGTCATTTTCTCCAGACGACTCGTGCTGGTGGGATACTTTTGGAGCAGCACTATCCCGAGGTTGACACATCACAGATAGTCGTCAGCAATCCATACTACGCTTACGCCCGTATTATGTGGCAATTCTACCCCTCCTCAACTCCTGCGCACCCAGAGTCAAAAGCGTCTATAGATCCCACCGCCCAGGTTGATCCCAGCGCTGTTGTCAATGGAGCCACTATTGCCTCCGGGGCGATGATAGAATCCGGAGTGGTTCTCTATCCCGGTGTATACATTGGTAGCAATGTTCATATAGGTCCAGACTCTCAGCTTTTCCCCGGTGTGGTGGTCTATGCCGGCTGCCGGCTAGGGGCCAGAGTCATTGTACACGCCAATACGGTTTTGGGTAGCGACGGTTACGGCTACGCTACGCACCAGGGACAGCATCACAAAATTCCTCATATTGGAACACTAACAGTGGAAGATGATGTGGAAATAGGGGCTGCCTGTGCCATTGACCGGGGAGTGCTGGGGGAAGCCCGCATTGGTAAAGGTTGTAAAATAGACAACCTGGTTCATATTGGCCACAATTGCTCCATAGGTGAGCATTGCCTTATCACTGCCCAGTGTGGTTTTGCCGGATCAGCCACACTGGGAGATAACGTAGTTTTCGGTGGCCAGTGCGGAGTCAACGGGCACATATCTATCACCTCTGACAGCATGTTTGTAGCGAAAAGTGGTGTCACCAAAAACATCGACTCCTCTGGCGTATACGCCGGATTTCCCGCTGTCCCACAGAAGCAGTGGCAGCGTGAAAGTGCCGCTCTTCGCCGTCTGGAGTCACTGAACCGGCGCGTCCAAAAACTGGAGTCCCAGCTGGAGCAATTACAGGAGAAACCATCCCATGAAAATTAA